The sequence below is a genomic window from Silene latifolia isolate original U9 population chromosome 7, ASM4854445v1, whole genome shotgun sequence.
TAGAGTTAGCAGATGGGGTGTACTCTTGCCAAGTCTTgcctttcatataaacatgatcAACCCATTTGATCCACATATGATCAGCTTTGGCAGCTAACCACCATGTATACTTACCTATCACAGCCTGATTCCAAATTCTTGCATTTACAATGTCCAGTCCCCCATATTTCTTCTCATTACAAATCTGCTCCCAAGAGACTGCAGGAGTTCTCAAGTACTGGTCAGAACTTGACCATAGGTAGTTTCTGCAAACCCCTTCAATCCTATTGATAACAGTGAGAGGGATGATGAAAACTCTAGTCCAGAATGTATGCAGCTGAGTCAGAACAGCTCTAATGAGCACAAGCCTACCTGCATAACTAAGTTTTTTTGCCCCCCATCCTCTGATCCTGCTGACCACTCTCTCCACCAGCCTAGTGCAGTCACCTACTGCCATTCTCTTGTAAGAGATAGGAATACCCAAGTAACGAAATGGGAACACTCCAGCTCCAAACCCAGACAGCTGCAAAATGTAATCCACCTCCCCTTGAGCCATGCCATTAAAATATATCTCAGATTTTTCAGTATTCATAACAAGCCCAGATGCTGCAGAGAACGTGGCAAAGACTCTAAGAATAATAGTGATAGAGCCTCTGTCCCCTCTACAGAACATCAATAAATCATCAGCAAAACACAAATGGGTTAGTCTCAAAGCCCTACAAAGAGGATGATAATTAAACTCCAATTTGCTAGTAACCTCATTAAGCACCCTACTAAGATACTCCATTCCAATGGTAAAGAGAAGGGGAGACAAAGGATCTCCTTGTCTTAGCCCCCTTTTTCCCTGGAAATACCCAAAACTAGACCCATTGAGAGAAATAGTGAACCAAGGTGTAGCCACACACTCCATAATCCATTTTATCATCATATCAGGGAACTTCAAAGCATGAAGCATTTGCTCAATAAACCTCCACTCCACATAATCATAAGCTTTCTTTAGATCTACCTTCATGATACACCTAGGAGAACAAGTTTTCCTCTTATAGAGCCTCACAAGATCATGGCAAATTAAGATATTATCCACAATATCCCTCCCCTTGATGAATGCACTTCGAGTTTCAGAAATATTAGTGGGTAGGACAAGAGCTAATCTATTACAAATCACCTTGGAGATAACCTTATAGATCACATTGCAGCAGGCAATGGGTCTAAAATCAGCAACAGACTCAGGCCTGACTTTCTTAGGTATCAGTGTAAGAGTGGTTTCATTAATCTGCTTCAACATTTTTCCAGATTTAAAGAACTCCAAAACTGCATCAACCACATCAGTACCCACAATAGCCATGGCATCCTTATAAAATTGGGAAGTATACCCATCAGGCCCAGGCGCCTTGTTAGCAGGAATAGCTTTTAAGGCAAAGAAGGACCTCCCCGACCAGAGATCTCCCGGTCGATCAAGACTTTGTTCCTCGAGATCACCCTCCCTGTCTGAACAAAAGAGGGAAGTGGACATCCTTAGTTCTCTTACTAGACCCCAGCAAATCCTTATAATAATTGACAAAGGCAAGTTCAATATCCTCATACTGGGTGTACTGATTTCCATTCAAGTCATGAATAGAGAGAATTCTATTCTGCAATCTTCTTGCCTTGATGATACTGTGGAAATAAGAAGTGTTATCATCCCCTTCAGCCATCCACTGAGCCTTAGCTTTCTGATTGAGGAAGCTTCTCCTAgcttcttgcaataagaggaagcTAGCACAAGCTGCATGCTCCTCAGCCTGAATATCCAGATTCAATGGATCTTCTTGAAGCTTCTTTTGCATAGTGTACATATGCAGTTGGGCCACCTTGGTAGAAGTCTCAATGTTGGCAAATGCACTCCCATTTAGTCTTCTCAAAGGTATCTTGAGCATTTTTAACTTCTTTACCAGCTGAAACATCTTGTAACCCTCAACATTTGTATCCCAGACTTCCTGTACAGTTTGTAAGAAATCTGGATCCttcccccacatattaaaatatttgaaaGACCCAGTCCTTCTACTACCACTAGCAGTCAAAGAGATAGTGCAGGGGCAATGATCAAAAAGCCCTTCAGGATGAAACATAATAGTGACACCAGAGAATTGTTGAATCAACTCGTCATTGCTCAACACCCTATCAATTCTACTAAACACCATATCACCTGGCTCatgcttgttattccaagtaaAGAAGGCCCCTTGTGCAGGAACATCCACCAGTCCACAATCAGCCACACATTGTTGAAAATCTCTTATCTCATAATTTGTAACTTCAGACCCCAACCTTTCATTCATGGCCAAAACATTATTGAAGTCACCCATTACAATCCAAGGCCCACTAACAGCAGTGTGCATTGCAGCCAGGGACCCCCATAAAGGCACCCTATCAGGTACCTTATTGAACCCATAGACAACAGATAACCACCAGACATGCTCATTCTGCAGAGATGTAATTTTAGAGTGTATCACCTGAGCTTCACAACCTAAAATGTCTACACTGAAGATAGCAGAATCCCAAACAAGCCAGATCCTACCTCCCTCATGCACATTATTATTATGAACTACCTCCAACTGAGAACCAATACCCTGATGAACTTTATTAATAGAACCAGAACGAACCTTAGTTTCTAAAAGACCACATAACCCTAGATTATTTGTATGCAGAAACCTCTTTATTTCAGCCTGCTTATTCATACTATTCATACCCCGTACATTCCAGAACCCTATGCTGCCCATTTTCAATGTTAGTAGGGTCTCCTTCCATTCCCCCTCCAAGGACTTTAGTATAATGAATTGACTGTTCCACCACCTCCATGAAAGTTCTCCCCCCACTACCACTAATGCCCCCTTGCCTAGTCATTTTGGTAATAACCCTGGCAGGAGTAAAAGAATTAAAAATAGTAGGCATAGGAGTTACTAACCCTTCAAATCCCCCACTAAATATCCTGGTTGGCATAGTCCTGACCTGTGCTGTTGCAATCACAGGCTCAATCACAGGTTCATACACAGTAATATCAACCACAGGTGGGACATCAACCACAGGGTTAGCAACAGTAGGGCCCTGATTAGAAGATACAGGTTTTTTTggaacccaaaccttcctagcTGGCCTCTTCTGATTCTTCCTGCAGTCTCTAGCATAGTGTCCCAAGGCATTGCAATCAGAGCATACAATAGGCCTCCATTCATAATGAACAATTTGCCTCTGTACTTCACCCAATTCATCAAGAAACTCTATGACATCAGTTAAAGCCTCTCCTACTTTAACTTCCACCATGACCCTAGCATGACCCAAAAACGTTTTAAGGGTAGTATTACTGTCACATCTTACAGGCTTGCCAACAAGCGCTGCAATTTTCAGCAAAGCATTCCCCCAAAACTTTAATGGGAGGCCATAAAACCGTATCCAGATAGGGACCATGTCAACAGCTTCCTTAACCATTTTACAATCCGGAGTCCACTCCTTGACAATCACAGGTTTATTGTCAAAGAAGATTGGTCCAGATTGCAGCACACGAATCTTCATCTC
It includes:
- the LOC141590043 gene encoding uncharacterized protein LOC141590043; this encodes MNKQAEIKRFLHTNNLGLCGLLETKVRSGSINKVHQGIGSQLEVVHNNNVHEGGRIWLVWDSAIFSVDILGCEAQVIHSKITSLQNEHVWWLSVVYGFNKVPDRVPLWGSLAAMHTAVSGPWIVMGDFNNVLAMNERLGSEVTNYEIRDFQQCVADCGLVDVPAQGAFFTWNNKHEPGDMVFSRIDRVLSNDELIQQFSGVTIMFHPEGLFDHCPCTISLTASGSRRTGSFKYFNMWGKDPDFLQTVQEVWDTNVEGYKMFQLVKKLKMLKIPLRRLNGSAFANIETSTKVAQLHMYTMQKKLQEDPLNLDIQAEEHAACASFLLLQEARRSFLNQKAKAQWMAEGDDNTSYFHSIIKARRLQNRILSIHDLNGNQYTQYEDIELAFVNYYKDLLGSSKRTKDVHFPLLFRQGG